In one bacterium genomic region, the following are encoded:
- a CDS encoding LPXTG cell wall anchor domain-containing protein yields MSETTIDGKHALTLTYTIIDNGELDLDPTAGTISDPVGLAVSNSTYDQLASTGENTQPILLTAVLLLVSGMIMIAGVLWAFSRRKIHIQGGR; encoded by the coding sequence GTGAGTGAAACTACCATCGATGGTAAACATGCTCTAACCCTAACCTATACCATCATAGACAATGGTGAACTAGACCTAGACCCTACAGCTGGTACTATCTCTGACCCAGTTGGTCTAGCGGTATCTAACTCTACCTATGACCAATTAGCAAGTACGGGGGAGAATACTCAACCAATACTACTAACGGCTGTGTTACTGCTAGTGAGTGGCATGATTATGATTGCTGGAGTTTTATGGGCATTTAGCAGAAGGAAGATACATATCCAAGGGGGAAGGTAA
- a CDS encoding leucine-rich repeat protein has product MRNSRLIKLTALTRLASLTKNTNYLLLSVLITLTSLLPILLPATATAAPSTPPDSCFSFNSGTQTIEDYYDYEANNNSNPACTREVIIPSAIGGNLVTTIGYEAFSQNQLTSVTIPNSVTSISGEAFSSNQLTSITIPNSVTTIGYSAFADNQLTSVVIPNSVTSIGSGTFRDNQLTSVTIEGSITTAGGNEFSSNPIQTFTYGLDTYTSSDPLTEDCFAFDGSNIITGFNKADIATIRDHSNACLNPNVNIPSTIGGNSVTTIGNEVFMLSQISNVNIPNSVTSIGFAAFVGNRLTSVTFPNTLSTIGGYAFNHNQITEVTIPDSVTTLGLLAFDLQTKPGGTSLMDLQMSGLDPQVTQAFIDSVIYTNIYASPSQVTALSLADSELTEADIMSEDINADGDQTDIISGQLINPSRVTATYKDTNGNTIAPSTTATGTGLSSYLAVDNPTNDLGLYYRAGGSYTVPTAPTIAGYTIQTTPSNIASLSAGDNQINYIYTANSNNEDNTLSTPLSNNTTSYLVLPDDVTNPSFTTTPTNTIPSDTAYSFPTSLVSFQFDTTPGSTKAITLYFDLPGNPSDYTARKYDTNNHSFSTITSATITRETYNNKSLLKLTYNITDGGLLDQDHTINGTIIDPVGLATNTVGAPQTGVERWGSGWVEDALDGIVAFGIGLWKQRTALGWF; this is encoded by the coding sequence GTGAGAAATTCAAGACTTATTAAATTAACTGCACTAACTAGACTAGCTAGCCTTACAAAAAACACTAACTACTTATTACTATCCGTACTAATAACCCTAACTTCACTACTGCCCATACTACTACCAGCTACAGCAACAGCTGCACCATCCACTCCACCAGACTCTTGTTTTAGTTTTAATAGTGGCACTCAAACAATAGAGGATTATTATGATTACGAAGCCAACAACAATTCTAACCCTGCTTGCACCAGAGAAGTGATTATACCCAGCGCGATTGGCGGCAATCTCGTTACTACTATTGGTTACGAGGCATTCTCTCAAAACCAACTCACCAGCGTCACCATCCCAAACTCCGTAACCTCTATTAGTGGCGAAGCTTTTAGTAGTAATCAACTCACCAGCATAACTATCCCTAACTCAGTCACTACTATTGGTTATTCTGCTTTCGCTGACAACCAACTCACCAGTGTTGTAATACCTAACTCCGTGACTTCTATTGGTTCCGGTACCTTCCGCGACAACCAACTCACCAGTGTCACGATTGAGGGTAGTATTACAACAGCAGGGGGTAATGAATTTAGTAGTAACCCTATCCAAACCTTCACTTACGGCCTAGATACCTATACATCTTCAGACCCCCTAACAGAAGATTGTTTTGCCTTTGATGGCAGTAATATAATAACTGGCTTTAACAAAGCAGATATAGCTACAATTAGAGACCACAGTAATGCTTGCTTAAACCCTAATGTAAATATACCTAGTACAATAGGCGGTAATTCTGTGACTACTATTGGTAACGAGGTTTTTATGTTAAGTCAAATCTCCAATGTCAATATACCAAATTCTGTTACAAGCATAGGTTTTGCAGCATTTGTCGGAAATAGACTCACCAGTGTTACTTTTCCTAACACGCTTTCTACTATTGGTGGATATGCTTTTAATCATAACCAAATTACTGAGGTAACTATTCCAGACTCAGTTACTACATTAGGCTTACTTGCATTTGATCTTCAAACTAAACCAGGCGGAACAAGCTTGATGGATCTGCAAATGAGTGGACTTGACCCTCAAGTCACTCAAGCCTTTATTGACAGCGTAATCTACACCAACATCTATGCCAGCCCTAGCCAAGTAACAGCTCTAAGTCTAGCTGATTCAGAATTGACCGAAGCAGATATTATGAGCGAAGATATCAACGCCGACGGCGACCAAACAGACATAATCTCTGGCCAACTCATCAACCCAAGTAGAGTAACCGCCACCTACAAAGACACAAACGGTAATACTATTGCCCCCAGCACTACAGCTACCGGCACAGGTTTGTCTTCCTACCTAGCAGTAGATAACCCAACCAATGATCTAGGCCTGTACTACCGAGCTGGTGGTAGCTACACTGTACCAACCGCCCCTACCATTGCTGGCTACACTATCCAAACTACTCCAAGTAACATAGCTAGCCTATCTGCTGGAGACAATCAAATCAACTATATCTATACAGCTAACAGCAACAATGAAGACAACACACTTTCCACACCTCTCTCCAACAACACCACCAGCTACCTAGTCTTGCCAGATGATGTAACTAACCCTAGCTTTACTACTACACCAACTAACACTATCCCTAGTGACACAGCCTATTCCTTCCCAACTAGTCTAGTATCCTTTCAATTTGATACCACACCTGGATCAACTAAAGCTATAACCCTATACTTTGATCTTCCTGGTAACCCATCAGACTACACAGCCAGAAAGTATGACACCAATAACCATAGCTTTAGTACTATAACCTCAGCCACCATAACCAGAGAAACCTATAACAACAAATCTCTACTAAAACTAACCTACAACATCACCGATGGAGGTCTACTAGACCAAGACCACACAATCAACGGAACCATCATAGATCCAGTAGGTTTAGCTACTAACACAGTTGGTGCACCACAGACTGGAGTGGAGCGCTGGGGGAGTGGTTGGGTTGAGGATGCACTGGATGGAATTGTGGCATTTGGTATTGGTCTATGGAAACAGAGGACTGCTTTAGGTTGGTTTTGA
- a CDS encoding site-2 protease family protein encodes MVLIILLVLFIFSALVIAHEWGHFIVARRNGIRVHEFGIGFPPKLWGKKKGETLYTINLLPLGGFVRLEGEDNESKGPKSFASKSLWVKTKVLMAGVAMNALIAYVIFVYLAATGIPQIFPFEMPNFGFVQPIQAEAPKLVIFQVGEGSAAESAGLSTGDTLVSLNGRSFTNESDLKAYTTEIKGQKATVVFIQAGEQKTREVTLGADADKGVLGVVALPQAKEKYTWYAAPFAAIGLMWQSLVATVVAFLGAIWTLISRATVAETVTGPVGVTAVFGQVVKFGLDYVLVLVASISISLAVINALPLPALDGGRLFLLVLRRIGIPISEKQEGWVHLAGFALLIIFGIIIAISDITRFF; translated from the coding sequence ATGGTTTTGATTATTCTGCTTGTATTATTCATATTTTCTGCCTTGGTGATTGCGCATGAGTGGGGGCACTTTATTGTAGCGCGCCGCAATGGGATTAGGGTACATGAGTTTGGCATTGGTTTTCCGCCTAAGCTTTGGGGGAAGAAAAAAGGTGAAACCCTCTATACGATTAATTTACTACCATTGGGTGGCTTTGTGCGCTTGGAAGGAGAAGACAATGAGTCGAAGGGGCCAAAAAGCTTTGCCTCGAAATCGCTCTGGGTAAAAACCAAGGTGCTGATGGCTGGTGTGGCAATGAATGCCCTGATTGCCTACGTTATTTTTGTTTATTTAGCGGCTACTGGTATTCCGCAAATTTTTCCATTTGAGATGCCAAATTTTGGCTTCGTACAACCAATTCAGGCTGAGGCGCCAAAGTTAGTGATCTTTCAAGTGGGCGAAGGCTCGGCTGCAGAATCGGCCGGCTTGAGCACTGGTGATACACTAGTTTCTTTAAACGGTAGAAGCTTTACAAATGAGTCCGACCTAAAAGCTTACACCACAGAGATTAAGGGCCAGAAAGCTACAGTGGTATTTATTCAGGCTGGTGAGCAAAAAACTCGTGAAGTTACACTTGGGGCCGATGCCGATAAGGGGGTGTTGGGCGTAGTAGCACTACCGCAGGCGAAGGAAAAATATACCTGGTATGCGGCACCGTTTGCGGCCATTGGGTTGATGTGGCAGTCGCTGGTGGCTACAGTGGTGGCATTTTTGGGAGCCATCTGGACACTGATTTCTCGTGCTACGGTAGCTGAAACGGTGACTGGGCCGGTGGGTGTAACGGCAGTTTTTGGGCAAGTGGTAAAATTTGGCCTCGATTATGTTTTGGTGCTGGTGGCTTCAATATCTATTTCGCTAGCGGTTATTAATGCCCTGCCATTACCAGCTTTGGATGGCGGTAGATTATTCTTGTTGGTACTTCGACGCATAGGAATTCCGATAAGTGAAAAACAAGAAGGCTGGGTGCATTTAGCCGGATTTGCTCTACTAATTATTTTTGGCATAATTATTGCTATTTCAGATATAACAAGATTTTTTTAA
- a CDS encoding CPBP family intramembrane metalloprotease has protein sequence MRIRVLPSRVTAWRESVPFDARDALAALSLPIILPVLAYLTIEFWYKLGFLPSWIQPILGGSPIALALQYALTLVTEIIILLVLVKKRGAGKLGLGLRRTSDVWYLVAFGLYFAQIALIIAIFAVVNVLLPGVDTEQEQAVFEFGRNGWGFWLAAISSVVIAPIIEELLFRGILFAGLARRWPVWLAAVLSSLAFALLHGQVNVGIYTFILGMLLSWCYVRSGSLYPGMLVHFLNNLVAFALLTQASG, from the coding sequence ATGCGTATTAGGGTGCTTCCAAGTCGTGTGACGGCATGGCGCGAATCTGTTCCATTTGACGCAAGGGATGCTTTGGCAGCTCTGAGTCTGCCGATAATCTTACCGGTTTTAGCATATTTAACGATAGAATTTTGGTATAAACTAGGATTTTTGCCGAGCTGGATTCAACCAATACTGGGTGGGTCACCAATCGCCTTAGCGCTTCAGTATGCGTTAACCCTAGTGACTGAAATCATCATCTTGCTAGTGTTAGTAAAAAAACGTGGGGCAGGAAAGCTGGGGCTTGGGCTACGTAGAACGAGTGATGTTTGGTATTTGGTAGCTTTTGGTCTGTATTTTGCTCAAATAGCTTTAATAATAGCAATTTTTGCAGTGGTTAATGTATTGCTACCAGGCGTAGATACTGAACAGGAGCAGGCAGTTTTTGAGTTTGGTAGGAATGGCTGGGGATTTTGGCTGGCTGCTATTAGCTCGGTGGTGATTGCACCAATAATTGAAGAATTACTTTTTCGTGGTATTTTGTTTGCTGGCTTGGCTCGCCGTTGGCCGGTGTGGCTGGCGGCAGTTTTATCATCATTAGCATTTGCTCTTTTGCATGGGCAAGTTAATGTTGGGATTTACACCTTTATATTAGGAATGTTGTTGAGTTGGTGCTATGTGCGATCGGGTAGCTTGTATCCTGGTATGTTAGTTCATTTTTTAAATAATCTCGTGGCATTTGCGTTATTAACACAAGCCTCTGGGTAA
- a CDS encoding rod shape-determining protein, translating to MKLPRVRLPEFIGRLSHDIGIDLGTANTLVYLRGKGIIIDEPSVVAVNNKTRQILAIGDEAKRMVGKTPANIVASRPLVDGVVSDFEVTEQMLKYFINKVHKAHFALIPRPRVVIGIPSGVTEVEKRAVEDAATNAGARSAFLIEEPMAAAVGAELPVHDAAGSMIVDIGGGTSEVAVISLGGIVASRSIRIAGDELTEDIIAFSKEEFNLQVGERTAEAIKLSVGSACELEHTLEAPIRGRDIITGLPKEVIINSDQVRTALSKSVRAIVNAVKDTIEETPPELIADIMDRGIHLAGGGALLRGLDELLTQQTKMPVVIVDDPLTAVARGTGAVLEDIDMLKDVLVSTQYEKIPR from the coding sequence ATGAAATTGCCGAGAGTCCGTCTACCAGAGTTTATAGGACGGCTGTCTCACGATATTGGTATCGATTTGGGGACAGCTAATACTTTGGTTTATCTGCGCGGTAAAGGCATTATTATTGATGAGCCAAGTGTGGTGGCGGTAAATAATAAAACGCGTCAGATTCTTGCGATTGGTGATGAGGCGAAGCGGATGGTTGGCAAAACTCCAGCTAATATTGTTGCCTCGCGTCCGTTGGTGGATGGGGTGGTGTCAGATTTTGAGGTGACTGAGCAGATGCTTAAGTATTTTATAAATAAAGTGCATAAGGCTCATTTTGCGCTAATTCCACGTCCGCGGGTGGTGATTGGTATTCCTTCTGGGGTAACTGAAGTAGAGAAGCGAGCGGTGGAAGATGCCGCTACTAATGCTGGTGCGCGGTCAGCTTTTTTGATTGAAGAGCCAATGGCGGCTGCTGTGGGGGCAGAATTGCCGGTGCATGATGCGGCTGGCTCGATGATTGTAGATATTGGTGGTGGTACCAGTGAAGTGGCAGTTATTTCTTTGGGTGGCATTGTGGCGTCTCGATCAATTCGGATAGCCGGCGATGAGCTAACAGAAGATATTATTGCTTTTTCTAAGGAAGAGTTTAACCTGCAGGTTGGGGAGCGGACGGCCGAAGCGATTAAGCTATCGGTTGGCTCGGCTTGCGAGCTAGAACATACGCTAGAGGCACCGATTCGTGGTCGCGATATAATTACGGGATTACCAAAGGAAGTTATCATTAACTCTGATCAGGTTCGCACAGCTCTTTCTAAGTCGGTGCGAGCTATAGTAAATGCAGTGAAGGACACTATTGAAGAAACACCACCAGAGTTGATTGCCGATATTATGGATCGGGGTATTCATCTGGCTGGCGGTGGAGCATTATTGCGGGGCTTGGATGAGCTACTCACTCAGCAAACTAAAATGCCGGTGGTAATTGTTGATGATCCATTAACGGCGGTGGCGCGCGGTACAGGGGCTGTTTTAGAGGATATTGATATGCTCAAAGATGTGTTGGTGTCGACGCAGTATGAAAAAATCCCACGCTAG
- the mreC gene encoding rod shape-determining protein MreC gives MQRSKPHTRTRIIVLVSLIIVSVVIAFQLLGLWRPFRIVLDTLTQPIVRVSSGFGRWAGNNMATIGSLGRLSQDNADLQRRINEKDSELVRLKELEKENDLLRAQLNFSEEQKLDLVGARVVAYSPDNVRHNITLDVGRSDGVEPGMAVVSSGAIIGKIEQVHDETSEVFLVSDPEFRVLSMTQGGRARGIVRGQLGSGLRMEQIAQNEVITTGEYVVSAGSDRVPKGLPIGIVESIDRSDNEIFQAANIKPIVDTRRLEIVFVVKG, from the coding sequence ATGCAACGCTCAAAGCCTCATACTCGTACTCGAATTATCGTGCTAGTTTCATTAATAATAGTTTCGGTCGTGATAGCTTTTCAATTGTTGGGCTTGTGGCGACCTTTTCGGATTGTGCTTGATACCTTAACCCAGCCTATTGTGCGGGTTTCTTCAGGCTTTGGGCGGTGGGCAGGTAATAATATGGCTACAATTGGTTCGTTGGGGCGCTTGAGCCAAGATAATGCCGACTTGCAACGACGTATTAACGAGAAGGATAGTGAGCTAGTGCGATTGAAGGAGCTAGAGAAAGAGAATGATTTATTGCGAGCTCAATTAAATTTTTCTGAAGAGCAGAAGCTGGACTTAGTAGGGGCACGCGTGGTGGCTTATAGCCCTGATAATGTGCGGCACAATATTACTTTGGATGTTGGTCGATCGGATGGGGTGGAGCCTGGTATGGCAGTGGTTAGTTCGGGGGCGATCATCGGTAAAATTGAACAAGTGCATGACGAAACAAGTGAAGTATTTTTGGTAAGCGATCCAGAATTTCGGGTTCTTTCTATGACGCAAGGTGGTCGAGCTAGAGGTATTGTACGGGGCCAGCTGGGTAGTGGTTTGCGGATGGAGCAGATTGCTCAAAATGAAGTTATTACAACTGGAGAGTATGTGGTTAGTGCTGGTAGTGATAGGGTGCCGAAGGGTTTGCCGATTGGTATTGTTGAGTCAATCGACCGGAGTGATAATGAAATTTTTCAGGCTGCTAATATTAAGCCAATAGTTGATACTAGACGACTGGAAATTGTTTTTGTGGTGAAAGGCTAA
- the mrdA gene encoding penicillin-binding protein 2, translated as MKASRREQKVTDSEAWSVAILPGSDENRSGSEMSFAHLKWFIAVAGVVGVVLVGQLFNLQVVQGARNQSLADGNRIRQNVIRAPRGAIYDSKGELLARNVANFDLVATAARLPRKNDERRQVYEQLSKIVGQSPEEIQTKVEKDGSASPLPTLIQESVPRDIALAVEEQKASLPGIDLDTNPIREYLDGGMLAHFLGYTSRISAEDLKNNKDYRPTDYIGKVGIERAYEDDLKGEAGAEQSEVDATGKPIKVLAAKDPTAGNSLNLTINFGLQKAMSEALAREATTAGSGRGAAVAIDPRNGQILAAANYPNYDNNLFAKGIKQDVYQSLLNDPNRPLFNKVAGGNYPVGSTIKPFVSAAAFQENIINASTTVVDQGKLDIPNQYDPSIVYTFKGWKPEGLGTVDVYRAISMSSDIFYYMVGGGYQNFKGLGINRLLEYYKKFGFGTKTGLDIGDETAGYLPSPAIKKKNTGEDWYVGDTYNVSIGQGNFMASPLQLATALSTIANGGTLYKPYMVKEVVDENGKVVRELKPQVVRSDFIKPEYINMVQKGMRQTMESGTGCCSTNREVPVPVAGKSGTAETSSEGFDVKNKRSRPHAWFEAYAPYDKPEILVVALVEYSGEGAEFALPVVRDSLKWYFTEGKK; from the coding sequence ATGAAGGCATCGCGCAGGGAGCAAAAAGTTACCGATAGTGAAGCTTGGTCGGTAGCAATTCTGCCTGGCAGTGATGAAAATCGTTCTGGTTCAGAGATGAGCTTTGCGCATTTGAAGTGGTTTATTGCGGTGGCCGGCGTAGTTGGTGTGGTGCTTGTAGGTCAGCTCTTTAACTTACAGGTAGTGCAGGGTGCGCGTAATCAGTCGCTAGCCGATGGGAACCGGATTCGCCAAAATGTTATTCGTGCACCGAGAGGGGCGATTTATGATAGTAAGGGTGAGCTCTTGGCACGCAATGTGGCCAACTTTGACTTGGTTGCAACAGCTGCTCGCTTACCGAGAAAAAATGATGAGCGGCGACAAGTGTATGAGCAACTCAGTAAGATTGTTGGGCAGTCACCTGAAGAGATTCAGACTAAAGTTGAAAAGGATGGATCGGCTTCACCGTTACCCACTCTTATTCAGGAGAGTGTACCGCGTGATATAGCGTTGGCTGTTGAAGAGCAAAAAGCCAGTTTGCCAGGGATTGATTTGGATACCAATCCAATTCGTGAGTATTTGGATGGCGGAATGCTAGCTCATTTTTTGGGGTACACAAGCCGTATATCAGCCGAAGATCTAAAGAATAATAAAGATTATCGACCAACCGACTACATAGGTAAGGTCGGTATTGAACGAGCTTATGAAGACGATCTAAAAGGTGAGGCTGGAGCGGAGCAGTCGGAGGTTGATGCAACTGGCAAGCCAATTAAAGTGTTAGCTGCCAAAGATCCGACGGCTGGAAATTCTCTTAATTTAACAATTAACTTTGGCTTGCAGAAGGCAATGAGTGAGGCATTAGCGCGGGAAGCCACGACAGCTGGCTCGGGGCGTGGGGCGGCCGTGGCGATAGATCCACGCAACGGGCAGATTTTAGCTGCAGCTAATTATCCAAACTACGACAATAATCTATTTGCTAAAGGTATTAAGCAGGATGTTTATCAGTCGCTTTTAAATGATCCAAACCGGCCGCTTTTTAATAAAGTGGCGGGTGGAAACTATCCGGTTGGTTCGACGATCAAGCCATTTGTTTCGGCGGCAGCTTTTCAGGAGAATATCATCAATGCCTCCACTACAGTGGTAGACCAGGGCAAGTTAGACATTCCGAATCAGTACGACCCGTCAATCGTTTATACTTTTAAGGGATGGAAGCCCGAAGGTCTGGGAACGGTTGATGTATATCGGGCAATATCGATGAGTTCGGATATTTTTTATTATATGGTTGGCGGTGGCTATCAGAACTTTAAGGGGCTGGGTATTAATCGCTTGTTGGAGTATTACAAAAAATTTGGCTTTGGCACAAAGACTGGCCTAGATATTGGTGATGAAACAGCCGGTTATTTGCCAAGTCCGGCTATTAAGAAGAAAAATACTGGTGAAGATTGGTATGTGGGAGACACTTATAACGTTTCGATTGGTCAGGGTAATTTTATGGCTAGCCCGCTCCAGCTAGCAACAGCACTTTCGACTATCGCTAATGGGGGGACTCTTTATAAACCGTATATGGTAAAGGAGGTGGTTGACGAAAATGGGAAAGTTGTTCGAGAGCTAAAACCTCAAGTGGTGCGCTCCGACTTTATTAAGCCAGAATACATCAATATGGTGCAAAAAGGCATGCGTCAAACTATGGAATCGGGTACTGGCTGTTGTTCAACAAATCGAGAAGTGCCAGTACCGGTGGCTGGCAAGAGTGGGACGGCCGAAACTAGCTCGGAGGGGTTTGACGTAAAAAATAAGCGCTCACGTCCGCATGCCTGGTTTGAGGCTTATGCGCCGTATGATAAGCCAGAAATTTTAGTAGTAGCCTTGGTAGAATATTCTGGTGAGGGTGCAGAATTTGCTTTGCCGGTGGTACGCGATTCATTGAAATGGTATTTTACAGAAGGGAAGAAATAA
- the greA gene encoding transcription elongation factor GreA: MNKKAIYVTREGIEKLRAELDDLVNVQRKKIATSLKEAKEFGDLSENASWDDAKERQAFIEGRIAEIENILKNVVAIEKGNANKVDVGSTVHVELESGTQEFQIVGSTEADPTAGKISNESPIGKALLGKKPGDEVEVEVPAGIIVYKIQKIS, translated from the coding sequence ATGAATAAAAAAGCAATTTATGTTACTCGTGAGGGAATAGAAAAATTACGAGCCGAGCTTGATGATTTGGTTAATGTGCAACGTAAGAAGATAGCCACCTCTTTAAAGGAAGCCAAGGAGTTTGGTGATCTATCTGAGAACGCAAGCTGGGATGATGCTAAGGAGCGCCAAGCTTTTATTGAGGGGCGAATTGCTGAGATTGAAAATATCCTAAAGAATGTTGTAGCCATCGAAAAAGGTAATGCTAATAAAGTTGACGTCGGCTCAACGGTGCATGTTGAACTAGAAAGTGGCACCCAAGAGTTTCAGATTGTTGGATCGACCGAAGCTGATCCTACGGCTGGCAAGATTTCAAATGAAAGTCCGATTGGCAAAGCTCTACTCGGGAAAAAACCTGGTGACGAGGTAGAGGTGGAAGTTCCGGCTGGCATAATCGTATATAAGATTCAAAAAATTAGCTAA